The following DNA comes from Ornithobacterium rhinotracheale DSM 15997.
GCGTTTTCTGAGCTTTTCCATTACAGCTAAATTGTGGATAAGCCGCCAAAGCTGCTCCGCTGTGTCCTGGCATTTCGATTTCAGGAATCACGGTAATGTTGCGTTCCTTGGCATACGCCACAATATCCTTGGCTTGCTCTTGTGTGTAGTAGCCGCCATAGAGATATTTTTCGCCCGTAGGCACCGTATCTTTTTGGTAAATTCGAGCTTTAGGGATTTCCATACGCCAAGCACCAATCTCTGTAAGCTTAGGATATTTTTTTATTTCCAAACGCCAGCCCTCGTTGTCGCACAAGTGCCATTGGAAAGTATTTACTTTATAAAAAGCCAACATATCAAGCGTTTGTTTAATGGCTTCGACCGAATAAAAATGACGACTCACATCGAGCATCATACCACGCCATTTATACCTTGGGTAATCTTTTATTTGTACACTTTGCACAATTAGCGGGGCATTGTTTCGCACCATTGGGAGCATTTGCAAAAGCGTTTGCACACCATAAAAAGCCCCCTCACGGCTATTGTATTTTATGGTAATTTTTTCGGGATTAATTTCAAGTTCATAGCCCTCTTTGCCGAGTGAAGTAGGAGCAGTTTGGCTAAAAACGATTACATTTTTACTAGGAGATTTAGCATCTTTTAAATGGTAGCCCGAAATTTCCACCATTTTATTTTTAAAATATTGAACCAATTTTTGAGTATCAGCATCTTTCGGGTAGTTTATGCGTGTTTTTTCTGTAATCAAAAACGAGCCCTCGCCTTTGTGCAGTTCCACGGGTTTTGGAATAATGTGAAATTGAGCCATTGCCGTGCCTAGAAATAAGCACAGAATCATTGCCCCAAATGTTTTATAAAATTTCATATTTTTTTAAACCTTAAAATACACAAATTTAATGAAAAAAAATTATTATCTCAATCCGAAATAACGCATAAAACCGCAGAAAATCCCATTTTTGATATGATTTTTGGCAGGCTTTTAAAAATGATTAAAAAATGTATTTTTAACACTAAGTTTTAATTTCAATTCATGGTAAATTAACCAAAAGCTAAAATCTAAGTTTTTTATTTTTATAAATTCGTTTTAAATAATTATTTTTGTTGAAAATTCAAGAATATTATGCTACTTGTAAACGAGATTAGAGAGCAACGCGCTCGTATTGAGGAAGGTCTTAAAAAAAGAAATATCGAAGATTTAAGCTTTTTAGACCAAATTATTGAACAAGATGATATAAGAAAACAAACTCAGTTTGAATTAGATAACGCACTTTCGGAATCCAACCAGCTTTCAAAGCAAATTGGCGAGCTTTTTAAATCTGGCAAGGCACAAGAAGCCAACGAACTTAAAGCTAAAACTGCGGATTTAAAAACTAAAACCAAAGAATTACAAGAGCAATTAAACGCTGCGAAACAGAAAGTGGAAGAATTATTATTCCAAATTCCGAATGTTTTGCACGAGTCTGTTCCATTTGGGAAAGGCGAAAACGAGAATGTGGAAGAGTTCAGAAGTGGCGACGAATATGATAGAGAAGGGCTGCCACACTGGGAATTGGCTAAAAAATATAATTTAATCGATTTTGAATTAGGAACTAAAATCACGGGAGCAGGTTTCCCAGTTTATCGTGGAAAAGGTGCCGTGTTACAGCGTTCTTTGATCAATTATTTCTTAAACAAAAACACAGCCGCAGGCTATGAGGAGTTTCAAATGCCGCTTATGGTAAACGAGGCTTCGGCTCGCGGAACAGGGCAATTGCCTGACAAAGAAGCGCAAATGTATGAAGTGCCACTTGACGGATTTTATTTAATCCCGACAGCTGAGGTGCCTGTGACCAATGTGTACCGCGATGTGATTTTGGAAGACAAAGATTTCCCGATTTTAATGACAGGTTACACGCCATGTTTCCGTCGTGAGGCAGGCTCTTATGGTAAAGATGTGAGAGGGCTCAATCGTTTGCACCAATTTGACAAAGTAGAAATTGTGCGTATTGAAAAGCCAGAAAATTCTTATGCCGCTCTAGAGGAAATGAAAAAACATGTCGCATCGATTTTAGATGAATTGGGCTTAACTTATAGAATTTTGCACCTTTGCGGTGGCGACACAGGATTTGCATCGGCGTCTACCTACGATTTTGAAGTTTGGTCTTCGGCACAAAAAAGATGGTTGGAGGTAAGTTCAGTTTCAAACTTTGAAACTTTCCAAGCCAATCGTTTAAAACTGAGATACAAAACCGAAAAAGGCACTGCACTTTGCCACACCTTAAACGGAAGTTCATTAGCTTTGCCACGCATCGTAGCGGCATTGCTTGAGCATTACCAAACCGAGGACGGAATCCAAATTCCAGAAGTATTGCAAGGACTTTGCGGTTTTGATGTGATTAAATAAATTAAATCAATACACAAAAAACAAAACGAAGATGAGAAGCGATTTTCATCTTCGTTTTTTTATGGTTTAAATTTTCCGATTCGGCTATTTCTAATCAGATTTTTATTCATATTTGTTATTCTGAATTAAATTCAGAATCTCTCTGTGCATCGTTGAGACCCTGAATCAAGTTCAGGGTGACATGCGTGTCACAAGTTTTCGTAGTGTCCTTCCGAACTCGATTTGGAATCTCCCTATGAAACAAAAAAAGCGTTCTCATAACGAGAACGCTTTAAGTTTATTTGGACTTAAAAATTATTTAGAAGTGTAAACAACTTTTGTATCACCTTGAACATACTCAGCAGTGTTATCACCTTTGTTTGTCCAAGTTGTAGTGTCGTCTTTGTATTCAGCACCTTTAGCCCAAGCTTGAGTTTGTGGTAAAACAGTTGTTTGACCATCTTGCTCTAATTTCACGAATAATTTATCTCCTTCGCTGTAGTAAGTAGCTTTGATGTCTTTAGCTCCTTCAGCAGAATACTCGTAAGAAAGTGGGCTGATTAATGTATAAGCTACATCACTTCCTACTTTATTTAAAGTTGATTCGTTTCCGTTTAGGCTTAAAGTATAAGCATCGTTGCTGTAAACTTCACCTTCTTT
Coding sequences within:
- a CDS encoding MliC family protein, with the protein product MKKSVLAITFASLLVFSCSKKDNAAAQEENTTTTEQVQQAEEATPAEVIPYVFKASDTGDFVTAEVKGETATLKVGDAEPVELKKEGEVYSNDAYTLSLNGNESTLNKVGSDVAYTLISPLSYEYSAEGAKDIKATYYSEGDKLFVKLEQDGQTTVLPQTQAWAKGAEYKDDTTTWTNKGDNTAEYVQGDTKVVYTSK
- the serS gene encoding serine--tRNA ligase yields the protein MLLVNEIREQRARIEEGLKKRNIEDLSFLDQIIEQDDIRKQTQFELDNALSESNQLSKQIGELFKSGKAQEANELKAKTADLKTKTKELQEQLNAAKQKVEELLFQIPNVLHESVPFGKGENENVEEFRSGDEYDREGLPHWELAKKYNLIDFELGTKITGAGFPVYRGKGAVLQRSLINYFLNKNTAAGYEEFQMPLMVNEASARGTGQLPDKEAQMYEVPLDGFYLIPTAEVPVTNVYRDVILEDKDFPILMTGYTPCFRREAGSYGKDVRGLNRLHQFDKVEIVRIEKPENSYAALEEMKKHVASILDELGLTYRILHLCGGDTGFASASTYDFEVWSSAQKRWLEVSSVSNFETFQANRLKLRYKTEKGTALCHTLNGSSLALPRIVAALLEHYQTEDGIQIPEVLQGLCGFDVIK
- a CDS encoding beta-N-acetylhexosaminidase, which codes for MKFYKTFGAMILCLFLGTAMAQFHIIPKPVELHKGEGSFLITEKTRINYPKDADTQKLVQYFKNKMVEISGYHLKDAKSPSKNVIVFSQTAPTSLGKEGYELEINPEKITIKYNSREGAFYGVQTLLQMLPMVRNNAPLIVQSVQIKDYPRYKWRGMMLDVSRHFYSVEAIKQTLDMLAFYKVNTFQWHLCDNEGWRLEIKKYPKLTEIGAWRMEIPKARIYQKDTVPTGEKYLYGGYYTQEQAKDIVAYAKERNITVIPEIEMPGHSGAALAAYPQFSCNGKAQKTPNSILHHTDEYRDSFNLEYCAGKDETFTFLENILKEVMEIFPSEYIHIGGDEVDKKHWETCTLCQARMKKENLKDTHELQSYFVKRIEKFLTKHHRKLLGWDEILEGGLAPSATVMSWRGEKGGIAAAKMGHDVVMSPSNPLYFIRHQDRSEIGKYWAPKYSINTLEAVYAYNPSSDKLSPEQQKYVLGTQFAVWTEFMSSVLHYEYMIYPRMQAFAEMAWTPLENKNFDDFVKRLNEYHFDEWKLKGINFYPKYYDKTAY